The following is a genomic window from Malus sylvestris chromosome 7, drMalSylv7.2, whole genome shotgun sequence.
TTGTGAAGATGTAGGGTTAGAGAAGCAACTCACTGTGGCATATACACCACAACAGAATGGGATTGCAGAAAGGAAGAATAGGACTATAGTCGAAATGGCTAAGTCTATGATGCATGAGAAGAACATGCCTTATAAATTTTGGGGTGAAGCTGTGAACACCTCAGTGTATCTATTGAATAGGTGTCCTACTAAGGCATTGGAGAAGAAGACTCCATTTGAAGTGTTCAGTGGAAGGAAGCCTTCTGTGAAGCATCTGAGAGTGTTTGGCTCAGTATGCTACAATCTCATCCCTCATCAACTAAGGCACAAGTTGGAGAAATCAAGTAACAAGGGTGTTTTTGTAGGCTATGGTACCAGTGAGAAAGGATACAGAGTTTATAATGTATTGACTCAAAAGATAATCCTATCAAGggatgttatctttgatgaaGACTCAATGTGGAACTGGGATACAATGGTAGAGGAAAAGGACAGTGTCTCTCTACAAATTGACCTAAACAAAAGGCAAACAAGGGAGCCTATAGAGACCTCAGTTCAAGAAGAAGTCACAGATAATGGTGACATACAAGGGACTCCACAGCAAGCTACTATGAGTCCACAATCAAGTCAATCACAGACAACAACTCCTAGTTCAACTCCAGTAAGATTGAGAAATCTGGATGAGATTTATGCTACATGTAATTACTGTGTAGTAGAACCAGAAACGTatgaagaagctgagaaagacaaagcttggaagaaagcaatgaaggaAGAGCTTGAAATGATAGAAAAGAATGACACTTGGGAACTTGTAAATCGACCAAGTGAGAAGCCTGTGATTGGTGTAAAATGGGTGTACAAAGTGAAGCTAAATCTAGATGGTTCTGTGCAAAAGAACAAGGCCAGGTTAGTGGCCAAAGGTTACTCACAGAAACCTGGTGTAGACTTCAATGAAACCTTTGCTCCAGTAGCAAGGTTAGACACCATAAGGACCTTGATAGCACTAGCAGCCAAGAAGGGTTGGAAGTTGCATCAATTGGATGTTAAATCTGCATTTCTAAATGGAGTGCTAGAGGAGGAAGTGTTTGTGGAACAACCTCAAGGGTTCACAAATCAAGAGTTTCCAGAAAAAGTGTACAAGTTGAGGAAGGCTCTTTATGGCCtaaaacaagctccaagagcttggtacaGTGAGATTGATTCATATTTCATTGAGAAAGGATTTCAGAAAAGTCCTAGTGAAGCTACACTCTACACCAAGACAGAAAGCAACAACAAGACACTCATTGTCtcaatctatgtggatgatgtggTCTACACTGGAAATGATGCTGCAATGATGGAAGAGTTCAAGGAAGAAATGATGAAGAGGTACGAGATGACTGACCTAGGCCtcttgcatcattttcttggcattgGGGTAATTCAAAAAGCAAGTAGCATTTTTATTCATCAAAAGAAGTATGCTGAAACTTTGCTTGAAAAGTTTGGTTTGAAAGGTTGCAAACCAGTTTCTACACCCTTAATTGCAAATGAGAAGCTCAAGAAGGAGGATGGAAGTGAACCTGCAGATGCTAGTCTCTATAAAAGCATTGTTGGCAGTCTATTGTATCTAACAGCAACAAGGCCGGATCTGATGTTCTCAGCAAGCCTACTTTCTAGGTTTATGCAGAATCCTAGCAAGATACATATGGGCACGGCTAAGAGAGTGCTAAGATATGTGCAAGGAACTCTTGATTATGGGATCAAATATGAGATGGGAAAGTCATCTATTCTAATTGGATTCTGTGACAGTGACTGGGGTGGCAGTGAGGATGATAGTAGAAGCACATCGGGCTATGCTTTCACTTTCGGATCAGGGGTTTTTTCATGGGCCTCTgtgaagcaacaaagtgttgcaCTGTCCACAGCCGAGGCAGAGTATGTAAGTGCATCAGAAGCTACATCTCAAGCCATTTGGCTAAGGTTCATACTTAAAGATTTTGGCGAATTGCAAGTTGAAGCCACACCACTTCTGTGTGACAACACCTCTGCAATTGCCATGACTAAAAACCCAGTATTTCATCAGAGAACAAAACACATCAAGAGAAGATATCATTTCATCAGAGAAGCATTGCAAGACAACACAATCAAGCTAATCTATTGCAGCACAGAAGATCAGATCGCAGACATATTCACAAAAGCACTACCGAAGGAGAGATTCAATTACCTGAGGGGTTTGCTCGGATTGACTCCCAGAAGCagtttagaagggagtgttggaagctAACCAGCTCCTGGAGTCGGGGAGTCGAAGGCAGCAAGATACTCCCGAGCAAAAGGATGTCATCtgcatcgaagaagaagaaagaaaatgaagggttctagtctccaacggctagttttgtttttaaatgtttgtgtAAGTGTGTGAGTGACAAATGTACACTCCAGATTAAATCATTTAACCCCAAAATGAAGGGTTAAGATGTAATCTGGAGTAGTAAGGCTTAATGGTTGTTAAGGCCTCTTGTCAATCACCTTTTGTAGAAAGTATGGGTGATGGAAATGCACCATACTCTTGTGTAAAAATCACTCTTCTTATTCAATCAAGGCTGCTGCATTATTTGCATAGCAGAAACCAATCTCCAAgttatctttttcaatttctCTACTATCCTACCTAAAAAAGAAACCGATTCAAACACTcaatcaaaaacacaaaataaacaaactttATCAAAAACTTCAGGATCTGACGGCCTCTTGCCTTGATTGTCACATGACATGCGATACGGTGTACAAACGGTGCCGTTAGGGTTTGCATTAATATCATGATTTTTGGGGGTTTTGTAGGGGTTTAGAGGTAGGAGATAGTAAAGCTCTTTGGGATGAAGCTCTTCGTTGTGGAGAAGAGGTTGCGCGAAGAGGTCAGGGCTGCGGAAGATGGCATGGCCTGGGAACTCATTGGTTATGGAGTTAGCTGTGATGGGGGCAAAGAGCTCCATTATTCCCCCACTGGATGTCACGACTTTCACCATCTCTTCTGCCTCTCGAAACCCTTTAAACACACAATTTCCCATTTCATATACGGAGAGATTATTCGGTGTATCTGATATACCAGCAAATATAGAAGAGGGATTAATTGGGGGTGAGAAAGAAGAGATTATGGGGATTTTAGTATATAAGGGGGGCATTTAATTGTTGaggatttttgtttgttttccatTGCCTAGACCTAAGGTAAGCagtttgacaaaagaaaaaaataaaaaaataaaaaaagacctAACGGTAAGCAAAGACGGCCGACACAAAATATGCTTTTTCTTTGCAATGCAAAAAGGAATGTATTATGTAACTGATGTGAGGGGATTCTATAGTGGGGTGATCCACCACCTTTTCTTAAGGATAACATTGGTGATTAATTTAGTCAATATTCTTAACCAGGTAACATTATTTCATTACACAAAGAAAAGAATCGTGTCATATGAACATGATTAAGCAATATTAATCCTTTAAATCATATATATGGCCAATCAAATTGTGATATAATGGAATGAGTTGAGGATCATTTGATAGTTACAGATTAACTAGCCGAAAGTAAGATGACAAAGCAACCAACGGAGGGAATTCTTAGTGCTAGAAAATGTATTCCGTGGAGGgctaaacaaaagaaaaaaaagttaaaaaatatatattcgtGGGGTAATATTAAGGTGTTAGCATTTTTATCGTTCATGTATGTTAAACGTTTGGGGAGAATATATGTTTGACAAATTGACCATAATATTGGTGGATCATGATGATCATGGTTGAAGATCGGCCGGTCTCTCCACCTTTCTAGATTTGCTTTAACCAAGCGGTCCTGCTAGTCGACGTCTACAATTTTTTAGGGAAATGCCATCATTTTCAACTGGTATAtgcatatttctttttatttatatctAGTAGACTCAacaaattaaaagataaataatgGGTAGATTAACAAAGTGTGTTAGGGAAATGCATGTTATTTTTCACCTTATGtatattcctttttgtttctagTTACTTGGCTgaacaaattaaagaaaattaacaGGTAGAATTAAGAAAGTGTGTGAATATGTAGAAGCGacttaatactacggtttagtagtattcatcttcacttctagGTAAAATATCTTAAATTTGATTCTCGTGAAATGTGAGTTTGATACTACTTATTCCCTCCACTCCATAATTTAAATATACATGTTGCGTTAAAAAACAAGTGTGCAAAATAACTCTTCATTTCTTACTTGTTACTACCTCTTCTCATCACTTGATCGAGTTTTACAAATTAAATCAAGAAAACCATGATATTTAGGGAAATGGATTATGTACACCACTATTAGATTGAACAAATCAAAGAAACTAAGAGTGTGCAAAATGACTTCCTAGTATTATGCATATTTCTTGATACAAAAACCACTTAATtaacaacaaaaatgaaaacctTAAACTTATTTTTGTTAGAGTATCAAAGACTAGGATTGTGACAGTTGCCACTAGATAAATGAGTGCTTAGCAAGCTCTTAGTTTGTTAATATATGTATGAACAATGTATTGCAGGTGTTGAAGTATCAGTATCGGAAAATAAgtgttttctctcttctctctcgttTCTTCCATCTTAACAATTTTCCATAGAATACTAACGGTAGacatttgatttcttcctaAAAGCTCATTTTACTGGTCATGCCATTTGATTTGCCCGTTCGAGTGTATTTGGTCACCAATGTAATTGATGATGATAAACTTAATTAGTTCTTGTCGTTTTATAATTTGAGCAATATTATGCTAGTGAGTCGAATGACTGATACATAAGCGTTGATAACTTGATCCAAGAATACCTTCTCAACACCACACCATGCGCATGCAACTTTCGGTGTTATCTCACTCGATTACATTTTCAAATTAATTACTTTTCCTTGGTTATCATTGAATTATTCCTTTGGTGGTTTCGTATCTAAGCAGCCAAAAGAATTTATCAGAAAGTGAAATGGCAATTTGGCCTAAAACTTTATGATTCTGTTAAAACCCTAGAGAAAGATCCAGCAAAAAGTAATTAGACATCATTTTTATGGTG
Proteins encoded in this region:
- the LOC126629804 gene encoding uncharacterized protein LOC126629804, translating into MPPLYTKIPIISSFSPPINPSSIFAGISDTPNNLSVYEMGNCVFKGFREAEEMVKVVTSSGGIMELFAPITANSITNEFPGHAIFRSPDLFAQPLLHNEELHPKELYYLLPLNPYKTPKNHDINANPNGTVCTPYRMSCDNQGKRPSDPELPTVFPRYNSSGVWKVKLVISPEQLSDILSQEARTEALIESVRTVAKCGTGGNSSVASSDQWSLSSSWKELSS